Proteins encoded together in one Quercus lobata isolate SW786 chromosome 3, ValleyOak3.0 Primary Assembly, whole genome shotgun sequence window:
- the LOC115980797 gene encoding glutathione S-transferase T3-like, translated as MAAAQVMDSQNQNPFFLDILQYNEQGFESFDSSNLMSTPHSDVNVHQSPPQVEMGQSIPPIAKKSTTKRGQRGINFTIDEDIKLVSAWLNVSLDAVTSTDQKHTTFWERIWSTFHNDKKFNRTKDFLNSRWSTIQRETNKFCGCLTQIENRNESGKTEHDKIEDAKTMYQVNCKNAFQLEHCWRILRNEAKWLVLRDSLKARTRQPATRPATQPAIQSFASSINVDEDNEEMNSGETLERPIGKKAEKEKLKKRKNCDDVIPTLSSQLDEIKEEKRRMHEEKKESMRIALEERREAMRIASEERRELIRIKEEKNEVEKRKMEDELMMKDTRTMDPEQKEYIRLHRLEILERLRSKYAS; from the exons ATGGCGGCTGCCCAa GTGATGGactcacaaaatcaaaatcccttCTTCCTTGACATTTTACAATACAATGAACAaggttttgagtcttttgataGCAGTAATTTGATGTCCACTCCGCATTCAGACGTCAATGTCCATCAATCTCCACCCCAAGTTGAAATGGGACAATCTATACCCcctattgcaaaaaaatcaactactaAGAGAGGTCAACGGGGAATCAACTTCACCATAGATGAAGACATTAAGCTAGTGTCGGCGTGGCTTAATGTTAGCTTAGATGCCGTGACATCGACGGACCAAAAACACACAACATTTTGGGAGAGAATTTGGTCTACCTTCCACAATGACAAGAAATTTAACCGCACTAAGGATTTTTTAAATAGTCGATGGTCAACAATTCAAAGGGAGACCAACAAATTCTGTGGATGCTTGACCCAAATTGAGAACCGGAATGAAAGCGGTAAAACTGAGCATGACAAG aTTGAAGATGCAAAAACTATGTATCAAGTTAATTGCAAAAATGCATTTCAATTGGAGCATTGTTGGAGAATTTTGAGGAATGAAGCTAAGTGGTTGGTTTTAAGAGATAGTTTGAAGGCCCGCACAAGACAACCAGCCACACGACCAGCCACACAACCAGCCATACAATCCTTTGCAAGCTCAATAAATGTAGATGAAGATAATGAAGAGATGAACTCCGGCGAAACCTTGGAGAGACCTATAGGCAAgaaggccgaaaaggagaaattaaagaaaagaaagaattgtgATGACGTGATCCCAACACTTTCCTCCCAATTGGACGAGATcaaggaagaaaagagaagaatgcatgaggagaaaaaggaaagtaTGCGCATTGCATTAGAAGAACGAAGAGAGGCAATGCGCATTGCATCCGAAGAACGAAGAGAGTTGATTCGTATCAAGGAAGAGAAGAATGAAgtagaaaagaggaaaatggaAGATGAACTTATGATGAAAGATACAAGAACTATGGATCCTGAGCAAAAAGAATACATTCGTCTACATCGTTTGGAAATCTTGGAGAGGTTAAGGTCTAAATATGCATCATAA
- the LOC115980798 gene encoding uncharacterized protein LOC115980798, with protein sequence MYKANYDGAVFAESEEAGIGIIVRDGKRDVIAASAEKIPYPGSVEVLEALAAKRAAKFVVELGLSVAEFEGDSKVVWRALKAADGAHSAMGVIIKDTMSIVGLLRTFSFSHTRQQGNCAAHALAKRAIVSFPLLVWMEHVLTYISHVVISDFPAS encoded by the coding sequence ATGTATAAAGCAAATTATGATGGTGCCGTATTCGCCGAGTCGGAGGAAGCAGGGATAGGGATTATAGTTAGAGATGGTAAGAGGGACGTGATTGCTGCCTCAGCTGAAAAAATACCGTACCCGGGTTCAGTGGAGGTGCTAGAAGCATTAGCTGCAAAAAGAGCAGCAAAATTTGTTGTGGAATTGGGCTTATCGGTTGCAGAATTTGAAGGAGATTCTAAGGTAGTTTGGAGGGCTTTGAAGGCAGCGGACGGGGCTCATTCAGCCATGGGGGTGATTATCAAAGACACAATGTCTATTGTAGGTTTGCTTCgaaccttttctttctctcatactaGGCAGCAGGGTAATTGTGCAGCCCATGCTTTAGCTAAGAGAGcaattgtttcttttcctttattagtCTGGATGGAGCATGTTCTAACATATATTAGTCATGTTGTTATTTCTGATTTTCCAGCATCTTAA